The following coding sequences are from one Motacilla alba alba isolate MOTALB_02 chromosome 4, Motacilla_alba_V1.0_pri, whole genome shotgun sequence window:
- the LOC119700408 gene encoding formin-like protein 3, producing MSHRASPTPPPSWARQPRKPGTPRHHPGRAKLLPPQGAPQGDTSAAVAFQPPSPRLLAKTKPRFKLSLLATGADAPLGAGTSRAGRWPGCAAGGCFALASPQLGGWGWENLSPPPPPPPPPPPPPPQQRRSLTGRVCGAAPSPGPRLPARLAPSSRRRPEPRSLGSERSRALPPRPPRHSHGGRRRQRACAAGPADEGGRDGPAAFPAPGPAVSTERARLRQKPKTMHLSSNSCKNAQETLNKNMA from the exons ATGTCCCACCGAGCATCCCCAACGCCACCTCCCAGCTGGGCACGGCAGCCACGCAAGCCTGGCACTCCCCGCCATCACCCCGGCCGAGCAAAACTTCTCCCACCCCAAGGAGCCCCACAAGGAGACACTTCGGCTGCCGTCGCTTTCCAGCCACCATCCCCACGGCTCCTCGCAAAGACAAAGCCACGCTTTAAACTTTCGCTCCTCGCCACCGGAGCGGATGCTCCGCTGGGAGCTGGCACCTCTCGGGCTGGGCGCTGGCCGGGATGTGCAGCGG gaggatGCTTTGCCCTGGCCTCACCTCAGCTCGGTGGGTGGGGGTGGGAGAATCtctcgccgccgccgccgcctcctcctccgccacctcctcctcctccccagcagcgcCGGTCACTGACGGGCCGGGTGTGCGGCGCGGCTCCCTCGCCCGGTCCCCGCCTCCCCGCTCGCCTCGCTCcctcctcccgccgccggcCCGAGCCGCGCTCGCTCGGCTCTGAGCGGagccgggcgctgccgccgcggccgccccgccaCAGCCACGGGGGGAGGAGGCGGCAGCGCGCCTGCGCCGCCGGGCCTGCCGacgagggagggagggatggaccCGCCGCTTTCCCGGCTCCGGGGCCCGCCGTGAGTACGGAGCGGGCACGGCTGCGGCAG